The genomic DNA ATAAGACTGTAAAAACCGGCAAAGAGGCGAATTCAGGTGATATGATAAAAATGAGAAGTTGAAAACAAATGCATGGGAAAAAATACTCCAACATAGTTTACGCCATTGTATATAAAGGGTTTAAGTAATTATAAATTTGATATTTTTAGTAAAAAAAAATGTTGCAACTAAAATGGATAGCTCATAATATAATATTAATAATAATCAGAAAATTAGATCTACTAAAATTGGAAGGGGTGTTTTTTCAATGAAGCAATTAATAAATTCGACAAGGAAGAAAAATAAAGACATGGAAAGAACAGCTGTATTAAGGCTTGAAATGGATTATGAATTGGCAACACTTTTTGAAGCCATCAATGAAAAAAATGAAGAAAAGAAGAATGAATGCAAGAAAAATCTGGAAAATATCAGACAAGAATTGCTCAAACTTAAGGCTTTGTAAAAATTGTCTGAAAAAGGAGTACATGTTAAGGGAAAATGGGAAAACAAAATAAGTGGCTTAAGTGTTAAAAACGAACTCCTGAAAGATAAGTGGGGGTTCGTTTTTGTTTCCAACAAAATAGAGTATATGATGAAAGTAAAACAATGGAATTTTCGGTTGGCTAGAAAGTAAAAAACTTGAAAGGTTCAAATATTTCCATTAAGCTTTTAGTAAATTTATGTGTCTAAAACGATCTTGTTTATACTTAAGATGGGAGCATGTGACAGTTTTCATTATTGGAGGATTAATATGACGAATTGGAAAGAAATTGATAAAAATGCAAAAGCATGGATAAAAGAAGCTGGAGAAAGAATTAAGGACTCTTTTCCGAAAACTTTAGATGTTCAGGCAAAATCAAATCCTAATGACCTAGTTACAAATATTGATAAGGAAACAGAACAATTCTTTATTACAAAGATAAAAGAAATATATCCTGATCATTACATATTAGGTGAAGAAGGATTTGGCGATAAGCTGCATAATGAAAAGGGAATCGTCTGGATTATTGATCCGATAGACGGAACGATGAACTTTGTTCATCAACAAAGAAATTTTGCAATTTCTGTTGGAATTTATGAAAATGGTATCGGTAGAATCGGATTAATTTACGATGTTGTCCATGATGAACTGTACCATGCATTTAAAGGAGAAGGTGCTTATTTAAATGGAAAACCCCTCCCTCCCCTTAAGGAAGTTTCTGTTTCTGAAGCGATTATTGGTATTAACGCCACGTGGATTACGCCAAATAAACGAATTGATCCGACCTATCTCGCAGCTCTTGTTAAAGATGTGAGAGGAACAAGATCCTATGGATCGGCTGCCCTTGAAATTACATATGTTGCTGCTGGCAGATTGGATGCCTATATTTCTTTGCGCCTTGCTCCATGGGACTTTGCAGCAGGTATCGTGATCATTGAAGAGCTTGGAGGTGTAGTGTCTTCATTGAGAGGGGAACCAATAAAGATTATGGAAAAAAACTCTTTATTTGTCTCAAAACCTGGGCTCCATGGCGCGATTTTGAAAAAATATTTGAAGGACGGCAATTGGTGATATTTTGATAAATTTGCTCAGACAGGTTAACATTTTTATTTTTGTTAGCATCGCTCCGCCTCTTTTCCACATTAAAAGAAGCTGTCTCAAAAACCAGAGGGTCAGACCTCATAACACAATATATAGGACATAATATTGGATAAATGTGCTATATATTGATAAACGAACATGGGGTCAGACCCTTATGAGACAGCCTCTTCTTATTTCATTACTGTATATTTTATAAACCTAAGAACGTCTGAAAAAGAAGAAACACATTTAGCGATATGACTAACACTGCCACAAACCATGCAAGAATGGTTGTAACACGGTGATTAACCAAGCTCCCCATCAAACGGCGATCACTTGTAAATATAATTAAAGGGATTAAGGCAAATGCAATCCCAAATGACAGTACTACTTGGCTGATGACCAGTGCATGTGTTGGATTGATGCCAAGAGCAATTATTACAAGTGGAGGGATCACCGTAATAAGACGTCTAAGATACACCGGAATTCTTCTCTTTATAAATCCTTGCATAATAATATCGCCAGACATCGTTCCCACCGATGAACTTGATAAACCAGATGCAAGAAGACTAATGCCAAAGAGAATGGCTGACAAAGGACCGACTAAATGGCCGAACTCTTGAAAAGCTACATCCAGCCCTTGAATATTTAAGCCATTTTTGTAGAAGAGGGCAGCTGCTACGATCATCATGCTAGCATTTACAGCTCCTGCAATGAACATGGCGATTAAGATATCAATAAATTCAAAGCGAAAAATTTTTTGACGATCTTCCTCCGTTTTTCCAACTACTCTTCGTTGTGTTAGAGCTGAATGAAGATAAATGGCATGAGGCATTACCGTTGCACCGAGAATACCTGCTGCAAGCAAAATGCTGTTTACCCCCTTAAATTGTGGCACAAAAAATCCGTTTAACATTGGACTGATTTCAGGTTTGGCAAAAAAGATTTGTGCAATGAATGCGAATACAACAATAAAGAGCAGACCAGTTATACCTGCTTCAAGAGAACGGAACCCCCGGCGCTGAAGTTCAAGGATTGCAAAAGAGCCCGCTGCAGCAATCAATGCTGAGGGAAGTAATGGTAGACCAAAGAGTAAATAAAGCCCTAAAGATGCACCAATAAATTCTGCGAGATCCGTAGCCATGACGACCAATTCCCTTGAATCCATAGTCCGATAGAAATCGGTTTAGGAAATTTTTCGCGAGCGACTTCAGGCAAGTTTTTACCTGTTGCAATCCCTAATTTTGCAGACATAGATTGAATCAAAACAGCCATTAAATTGGAAATAAGAACCACCCACAAAAGCAGGTATCCATATTGTGATCCTGCAGAAATATTTGTTGCAAAGTTTCCTGGATCAATATAGGCGATAGCTGCAATAAAGGCTGGACCTAAAAAAGGGAGTATTTTTTTAATTCCGCGGGTTTGCCCTCTTAAAGAAGCTTGTGCAGAGTGAATGGTTGTACTGCTAACAGATGCATGTTCTTGCCTAACGGTATTCTCATTCATATATTACCCCCCTAAAAATCAGATTTCTTTATTTTCCCTCATACATATGTTTTTCCTAAGACCAAATTTTAAAGTAAAAAAATGTACATTTAAAAGTAATGTTTCTCATATGCAAATTATATTCTTAAACCCATCTTTTAGGCAATACTTATTTTATTCTAATATTCTGAACAATGCGACTATAAAAAGATTTATGTGAATGGAGATTCGATGGTTTTTGGGGAAGATAGCTGTAAAAGAACATCGTCTCGATTAAAAAAGGGAGGACGATGTTCTTTCTTTCGTGGATTTATTTATTCTAGTCATTTTCCATCATTTTTCGTTTCATTTTAAAACCAAATCCCATGACAAACATGAGCAGCACGATAGAAACGATGGCCCCAACTATGCTTCTTTCTGCAATGGCTATCCCAATTCCCATGATGCAAAAAGCAGCAGCAATGGCGAACAATAAAAAAATCCATTTAATCTCTTTCACGTAATTTCCTCCTCCGAGAACAACAAAACCACTTTTCTGTTTTGGAGTTTCACCTTATTTTACATAAAAACATTCTTAGTTTCTAGATCATATGTGTTATAATACATTAGTTATAATAATATTAACACTAAATTTTCCTTTATTAGAGGCAGGAGTGACCTTATTTGAAAATAAGAGAAGATATACGCAACATTGCTATAATTGCCCACGTTGACCATGGGAAAACAACACTTGTTGACCAGCTGTTAAAGCAAGCTGGTACATTCCGATCAAATGAACATGTTGAAGAGCGTGCGATGGATTCAAATGACCTCGAAAGAGAAAGAGGCATAACGATTCTTGCAAAGAATACAGCGATACAATATAAAAACACGAAAATTAATATTCTTGATACGCCTGGGCATGCCGATTTTGGCGGTGAAGTAGAACGGATTATGAAAATGGTTGATGGAGTCCTTTTAGTCGTTGACGCATATGAAGGATGTATGCCACAAACCCGTTTTGTTTTAAAAAAGGCGTTGGAACAAAATTTGACCCCTAT from Bacillus methanolicus MGA3 includes the following:
- a CDS encoding inositol monophosphatase family protein; amino-acid sequence: MTNWKEIDKNAKAWIKEAGERIKDSFPKTLDVQAKSNPNDLVTNIDKETEQFFITKIKEIYPDHYILGEEGFGDKLHNEKGIVWIIDPIDGTMNFVHQQRNFAISVGIYENGIGRIGLIYDVVHDELYHAFKGEGAYLNGKPLPPLKEVSVSEAIIGINATWITPNKRIDPTYLAALVKDVRGTRSYGSAALEITYVAAGRLDAYISLRLAPWDFAAGIVIIEELGGVVSSLRGEPIKIMEKNSLFVSKPGLHGAILKKYLKDGNW
- a CDS encoding YlaF family protein, whose product is MKEIKWIFLLFAIAAAFCIMGIGIAIAERSIVGAIVSIVLLMFVMGFGFKMKRKMMEND